TACAGCATTTGCGTGACCTTCCTTGATAAAACGACCGGCATTTTTTATGGCATCCTGTTCACTGACTTGGTAAGACATAAATGGCATATCTCCAATAACCATAGCCCTTTTGACGGCTTTTGACACAAGACGAGTATGGTATATCATTTCATCCATTGTAATAGGTAAAGTATTTGGCTCGCCCTGCACCATCATCGCAGCTGAATCACCTACGAGTATTATATCTATACCTGATTCATCAACAAGCCCTGCAAAATCATAAGTATACGCTGTAAGGGCTGTTATTTTATTACCGGCTTGTTTCATATCATAAAGAGCTGGAATAGTTATTTTATTTTTCATTTATACTTATCCTTTCTTTTTTTAATAATTCTTGATACCAACAAGAAAATTCATACATACCTTTATGGTAATCACTATCGTTTATAATACCCATACAAATATCAAACACGCCTCTTCCATATTCAGCACTATAGTCATCAGCGTTTCTGCTCTGTAAAAATTCCCTTACAAGTGTTTGAGTTGTTCGTTTAGTTTTATCTTTTCTAATATCAATCGGATCTTTCGGATCAAAAAAAGGATCCCATTTTTCATACCCTTTTTTTAATACCATTTTTTTACTTTTTTCGGACATACCGTCAAATATGGCTTTTTTTTTAATTTCTTTTTCTTCTTCTGAAAAGTATTCCATAACCTTATCCTGATGTTTAATTTGTTTTTGATATGCCGAAATATTCTTCGTCATACACAGTTAAAAGCGCCATAGAAAGGGGAACAAGGAGGTCGCCTAATTGTGAATATTTTGTTTTAATGGATTGAGAAAATTCTTGAGATATAGCGTATAACTGTTGATGAATTATATCCATGTTAGCTGTAGGATAACTTATACCCTCTTCAAATGCAGATATTCCGCAGGTATGGGCTCTTCCTTGAATTGAAAGAGGAATTCCATAAATTCGGCAAGTAATAGGCCTGAATTCATATAAATCGCATTTTTGTTCATTATTCAATAAAGGGCATTTTATTCGTTCTAAAGCCATTTTGACTATTATCTCATCTTCACTTCTTCCTTCCATTTTTTCTTTGTAAGCCTGTTTTTTTAACTTATAAACTAATCTGTCAGCTTTGTTTGCCTTTTCAATTAGTTCAATCTTTTTATCGCCTTTGATTGTCTCATTGAATTTTTGATTGATATACATAGCTTCTATGAGGCTTAAATCAAATAAGGCATAGCAACAGTCAGAGCATTCTACTGCGCACTTGGAACATCCTGGAAAATCCTTTTGAACTTTCGCAAATATGCCATCTACTTTTGACTGAAGGTCTTCATATTTTTGAAAAAAAGGCTCTAAATTAAAATTCATAAATCATATCTCCACATTATT
The window above is part of the Desulfobacterales bacterium genome. Proteins encoded here:
- a CDS encoding YkgJ family cysteine cluster protein codes for the protein MNFNLEPFFQKYEDLQSKVDGIFAKVQKDFPGCSKCAVECSDCCYALFDLSLIEAMYINQKFNETIKGDKKIELIEKANKADRLVYKLKKQAYKEKMEGRSEDEIIVKMALERIKCPLLNNEQKCDLYEFRPITCRIYGIPLSIQGRAHTCGISAFEEGISYPTANMDIIHQQLYAISQEFSQSIKTKYSQLGDLLVPLSMALLTVYDEEYFGISKTN